A genomic region of Friedmanniella luteola contains the following coding sequences:
- a CDS encoding polysaccharide deacetylase family protein, producing MNAPDTTSATAGLSAVVLNHDARGIGVPMLLHTDASLGPAPAADRFSTDGYLHQSALGERLFETGDLGGERTGAHLLALNFHEVPAESRRTAAERVRRMLDLGEPYDPDGTGTGPQIALAFYDGDAGTALWAAELCSRLDVRAWFYPLRWTSLEDGPRVTDEQLADIATAHELAFHTATHRSAVEISPETVASEVTEVVDRLTRAAGRPPRLGAWRGGARYDAAELGNQAIRDLGVTHVVSNWSVERIG from the coding sequence GTGAACGCACCGGACACGACGTCTGCCACCGCCGGCCTCTCGGCGGTGGTGCTCAACCACGACGCGCGCGGGATCGGGGTGCCGATGCTGCTGCACACCGACGCGTCGCTGGGCCCGGCCCCGGCGGCCGACCGCTTCAGCACCGACGGCTACCTGCACCAGTCCGCGCTCGGGGAACGGCTGTTCGAGACCGGCGACCTCGGCGGGGAGCGGACCGGCGCCCACCTGCTGGCCCTGAACTTCCACGAGGTGCCTGCGGAGTCCCGGCGGACGGCCGCCGAGCGGGTCCGGCGGATGCTGGACCTCGGCGAGCCCTACGACCCGGACGGCACGGGCACCGGCCCCCAGATCGCGCTCGCGTTCTACGACGGCGACGCCGGCACGGCGCTCTGGGCGGCCGAGCTGTGCAGCCGGCTGGACGTCCGGGCCTGGTTCTACCCGCTGCGCTGGACCAGCCTGGAGGACGGTCCCCGGGTGACCGACGAGCAGCTGGCCGACATCGCGACCGCGCACGAGCTGGCGTTCCACACCGCCACCCACCGCTCCGCGGTCGAGATCAGCCCCGAGACGGTGGCGTCCGAGGTGACCGAGGTCGTGGATCGGCTCACCCGCGCGGCCGGCCGGCCGCCCCGGCTGGGCGCGTGGCGGGGCGGGGCCCGGTACGACGCCGCCGAGCTCGGCAACCAGGCGATCCGCGACCTCGGGGTGACCCACGTCGTCTCCAACTGGTCCGTGGAACGGATCGGCTGA
- a CDS encoding carbohydrate ABC transporter permease, which yields MATLVKPPPQQGLAERPMATRVTAGQKRARRKDALYGLAFLGPQLVGLIVFLVGPLIFAFVLAFVNWDGFNPMTSAGLDNFRFVFTDPQIARSALNTLWFTILQVPSVMIFGFLIGFFLQRVGRIKSFYRVLFFAPQVTSSVAVAAIWLWLFNPDISPVNSILARVGIVPPDWLQDPKTVILAFAIVSVWQGVGYQIVMFMAGLENVPRSLYEAADIDGAGEWQKMRKITIPLLSPTILFLTITSIIGSFQIFDYIYVFLGDTAPAASRTIVYEIVQIAFREFSYGRASAVAVCLFLALLAVTGLQLLAQKRWVHYTE from the coding sequence GTGGCCACCCTCGTCAAGCCGCCTCCTCAACAGGGGCTGGCTGAGCGGCCGATGGCGACGCGGGTCACGGCCGGCCAGAAGCGCGCCCGGCGGAAGGACGCGCTGTACGGGCTGGCCTTCCTGGGTCCGCAGCTCGTCGGGCTGATCGTCTTCCTCGTCGGCCCGCTGATCTTCGCCTTCGTGCTGGCCTTCGTGAACTGGGACGGCTTCAACCCGATGACCTCGGCCGGTCTGGACAACTTCCGGTTCGTGTTCACCGACCCGCAGATCGCCCGGTCGGCGCTCAACACCTTGTGGTTCACCATCCTGCAGGTGCCGAGCGTGATGATCTTCGGGTTCCTGATCGGCTTCTTCCTGCAGCGCGTGGGACGCATCAAGAGCTTCTACCGCGTCCTGTTCTTCGCGCCCCAGGTGACGTCGTCGGTCGCCGTGGCCGCCATCTGGCTCTGGCTCTTCAACCCCGACATCAGCCCGGTCAACAGCATCCTGGCCCGGGTCGGGATCGTCCCGCCGGACTGGCTGCAGGACCCGAAGACCGTCATCCTGGCCTTCGCCATCGTCTCGGTGTGGCAGGGCGTCGGCTACCAGATCGTCATGTTCATGGCGGGCCTGGAGAACGTGCCGAGGTCGCTGTACGAGGCGGCGGACATCGACGGGGCCGGTGAGTGGCAGAAGATGCGGAAGATCACCATCCCGCTGCTGTCGCCGACGATCTTGTTCCTGACGATCACCTCGATCATCGGGTCCTTCCAGATCTTCGACTACATCTACGTCTTCCTCGGCGACACCGCACCCGCCGCGTCCCGCACGATCGTCTACGAGATCGTGCAGATCGCCTTCCGGGAGTTCAGCTATGGCCGGGCCTCTGCGGTCGCGGTCTGCCTGTTCCTCGCACTGCTCGCCGTCACCGGCCTGCAGCTGCTCGCCCAGAAGAGATGGGTGCACTACACAGAATGA
- a CDS encoding DUF1697 domain-containing protein has translation MTTHVALLRGINVGTAKRVAMPALRAMAEGLGYRDVATHINSGNLLLGTEEDAETLRQRLEQGIEEGFGLHADVVVRTVAQLDAALAANPFPDGDPSRVTIAFLAGPAPDGTAERLLALATADEPVLVHGQEVYVLYGHGQADSKLAAAFAKVLGVSATVRNLRTVRRLVDLTAS, from the coding sequence ATGACCACCCACGTCGCCCTGCTGCGGGGCATCAACGTCGGCACGGCGAAGCGGGTGGCGATGCCGGCGCTGCGGGCGATGGCCGAGGGCCTCGGCTACCGCGACGTCGCCACCCACATCAACAGCGGCAACCTGCTGCTGGGCACCGAGGAGGACGCGGAGACGCTCCGCCAGCGGCTGGAGCAGGGGATCGAGGAGGGCTTCGGGCTGCACGCCGACGTGGTGGTGCGGACGGTCGCCCAGCTGGACGCGGCGCTGGCGGCCAACCCGTTCCCCGACGGCGACCCCAGCCGGGTGACGATCGCCTTCCTGGCCGGGCCGGCGCCGGACGGGACGGCGGAACGGCTCCTCGCCCTCGCCACCGCCGACGAGCCGGTGCTCGTGCACGGCCAGGAGGTCTACGTGCTCTACGGCCACGGACAGGCGGACAGCAAGCTGGCGGCCGCCTTCGCCAAGGTCCTCGGGGTGAGCGCCACCGTGCGGAACCTGCGCACGGTCCGCCGGCTGGTGGACCTGACCGCGTCCTGA
- a CDS encoding carbohydrate ABC transporter permease produces MTIAADVQTRALEATEHEKQADNKRPFRWTKIPLHILLLVGGILMALPFAWMILSSFKPLEEIFAQPPKLLPQAWNLQNWSTALQGADFVRGFANSAIVAVTVTVVSVVTCAMAAYAFARIKVPGINALFLVFLATLMVPQQLTIIPLYVIMGRLQLVDTLAALILPAALFNAFGVFLLRQYVRGIPLELEEAAAIDGANRVRIFLTIILPLLRTPMVALGIFVFLSQWNSFFYPLIFLNTDTNFTLPLLVNQFKGAYASDWGALMAATTLAAAPLLLIFILAQRQIVEGIALSGSKT; encoded by the coding sequence ATGACCATCGCAGCTGACGTCCAGACCCGCGCCCTCGAGGCGACGGAGCACGAGAAGCAGGCGGACAACAAGCGACCGTTCCGCTGGACCAAGATCCCGCTCCACATCCTGCTCCTGGTGGGCGGCATCCTCATGGCGCTGCCGTTCGCCTGGATGATCCTCTCCTCCTTCAAGCCGTTGGAGGAGATCTTCGCCCAGCCGCCCAAGCTGCTGCCCCAGGCGTGGAACCTGCAGAACTGGAGCACGGCCCTGCAGGGGGCGGACTTCGTCCGGGGCTTCGCGAACAGCGCGATCGTCGCCGTCACGGTCACCGTGGTGTCCGTGGTGACCTGCGCGATGGCGGCCTACGCCTTCGCGCGGATCAAGGTGCCGGGCATCAACGCCCTGTTCCTGGTGTTCCTGGCCACCCTGATGGTGCCGCAGCAGCTCACCATCATCCCGCTCTACGTCATCATGGGCCGGCTGCAGCTCGTCGACACCCTCGCGGCGTTGATCCTGCCGGCGGCCCTCTTCAACGCGTTCGGGGTGTTCCTGCTCCGGCAGTACGTGCGCGGCATCCCGCTCGAGCTGGAGGAGGCGGCCGCCATCGACGGGGCCAACCGGGTCCGCATCTTCCTCACCATCATCCTGCCGCTGCTGCGGACCCCGATGGTGGCGCTGGGGATCTTCGTGTTCTTGAGCCAGTGGAACTCGTTCTTCTACCCGCTGATCTTCCTGAACACGGACACGAACTTCACCCTGCCGTTGCTGGTCAACCAGTTCAAGGGCGCCTACGCCTCCGACTGGGGTGCGCTGATGGCGGCCACCACGTTGGCGGCGGCTCCGCTGCTGCTGATCTTCATCCTGGCCCAGCGCCAGATCGTGGAGGGCATCGCGCTGTCGGGCTCGAAGACCTGA
- a CDS encoding nitrate/nitrite transporter encodes MTTVRDLDPTLTGSHRKIGRRWIDDWRPEDPDFWNSTGKAVARRNLVFSVASEHIGFSVWSLWSVLVLFLGPDYGFDPAQKFLLTALPTLVGAALRIPYTFAVGTFGGRNWTIVSALLLLVPCVLIAIFLQPGVSFGTLLVISLFAGVGGGNFASSMTNINAYYPLRLKGWALGVNAGGGNLGVPVVQLVGLLVLATLGASHPRTMVAIYLPLIVLAALGAYLGMDNLTQNSNAKGAIREVARHSETWVISLLYIGTFGSFIGFGFAFGQVLLVQFPEQFPVPVRAAALTFLGPLLGSLIRPVGGALADRYKGSVVTFWNFVAMAAGAAVVLVASQQNSLPLFLVGFVMLFVFSGVGNGSVYKMIPAIFTAKALMSTERAGEDGGLAARLATKRSGALIGLAGAIGAFGGVLVNLAFRQSFLTLKNGDGAYLTFIAFYALCFVVTWAVFIRPRAGRLNLV; translated from the coding sequence ATGACCACCGTGAGAGACCTCGACCCGACCCTGACGGGGTCCCACCGCAAGATCGGCCGGCGCTGGATCGACGACTGGCGCCCCGAGGACCCCGACTTCTGGAACAGCACCGGCAAGGCCGTCGCCCGCCGCAACCTGGTCTTCTCGGTGGCCAGCGAGCACATCGGCTTCTCGGTCTGGAGCCTGTGGTCGGTCCTGGTGCTGTTCCTGGGCCCCGACTACGGGTTCGACCCCGCGCAGAAGTTCCTGCTCACCGCGCTGCCGACGCTGGTCGGCGCAGCGCTGCGGATCCCCTACACCTTCGCCGTGGGCACCTTCGGCGGCCGCAACTGGACCATCGTCTCGGCGCTGCTCCTGCTCGTGCCCTGCGTGCTGATCGCGATCTTCCTGCAGCCCGGCGTCTCGTTCGGCACCCTGCTGGTCATCTCCCTGTTCGCCGGGGTGGGCGGCGGGAACTTCGCCTCCTCGATGACCAACATCAACGCCTACTACCCGCTGCGGCTCAAGGGCTGGGCCCTGGGGGTCAACGCCGGCGGCGGCAACCTCGGGGTCCCGGTGGTGCAGCTGGTCGGGCTGCTGGTGCTGGCGACGCTGGGGGCCTCGCACCCCCGCACCATGGTGGCGATCTACCTGCCGTTGATCGTGCTCGCCGCCCTGGGCGCCTACCTGGGCATGGACAACCTGACCCAGAACAGCAACGCGAAGGGGGCGATCCGCGAGGTCGCCCGGCACTCGGAGACCTGGGTCATCTCCCTGCTCTACATCGGCACCTTCGGCTCCTTCATCGGCTTCGGCTTCGCCTTCGGGCAGGTGCTGCTGGTGCAGTTCCCCGAGCAGTTCCCGGTGCCGGTCCGGGCCGCGGCCCTGACGTTCCTGGGCCCGCTGCTCGGCTCGCTGATCCGCCCCGTCGGCGGGGCCCTGGCCGACCGCTACAAGGGCTCCGTGGTCACGTTCTGGAACTTCGTGGCCATGGCGGCCGGGGCCGCCGTGGTGCTGGTGGCCTCGCAGCAGAACTCGCTGCCGCTGTTCCTGGTCGGGTTCGTGATGCTCTTCGTCTTCAGCGGGGTGGGGAACGGCTCGGTCTACAAGATGATCCCGGCCATCTTCACGGCCAAGGCCCTCATGTCGACCGAGCGGGCGGGGGAGGACGGCGGGCTCGCCGCCCGGCTCGCCACCAAGCGGTCCGGCGCCCTCATCGGCCTGGCCGGGGCCATCGGCGCCTTCGGCGGCGTGCTGGTCAACCTGGCTTTCCGGCAGTCGTTCCTCACCCTGAAGAACGGCGACGGGGCGTACCTCACCTTCATCGCGTTCTACGCCCTCTGCTTCGTCGTCACCTGGGCCGTCTTCATCCGCCCGCGCGCCGGTCGGCTCAACCTGGTCTGA
- a CDS encoding VOC family protein — protein sequence MTTTTHLQSIAVRVADQDRARDFYVDVLGCTLRTDAEFWPGARWVEVVPPGSAVGIVLLTEAGGMPLGLRLGTADADDAHARLAAAGVDVDDVLRLEVAPPMFTLRDPDGNPLVLIEDPATGS from the coding sequence ATGACCACCACCACGCACCTGCAGAGCATCGCCGTCCGCGTCGCGGACCAGGACCGGGCCCGCGACTTCTACGTCGACGTGCTCGGCTGCACCCTGAGGACCGACGCCGAGTTCTGGCCGGGCGCCCGCTGGGTCGAGGTCGTCCCGCCCGGCTCGGCGGTGGGCATCGTGCTGCTCACCGAGGCGGGCGGGATGCCGCTCGGGCTGCGGCTGGGCACCGCCGACGCGGACGACGCCCACGCGCGGCTCGCCGCCGCCGGGGTCGACGTCGACGACGTCCTCCGGCTGGAGGTGGCCCCGCCGATGTTCACCCTCCGCGATCCCGACGGCAACCCGCTGGTGCTGATCGAGGACCCCGCGACCGGCTCCTGA
- a CDS encoding prolyl oligopeptidase family serine peptidase codes for MATPIRRRTLLAAGAGAVAAALPTAPALAGRRPSRGVGFTLNAEVLDGGEQVTSVTLGTSRLGRVDPAGLTTRTFTVHARATSPFPVGADTILSEYEGEREVTAVRLDRRGDVVLELASGEGVARASTLGYLVTRGRNVVLDLEYTITQNTPLDLRGRRPVTIPRFVQGRLVDPEVDAFRHRTSRSGLKYRLFSPDRRGRGRHRARGRRPLVVWLHGGGEGASLPDGYYDNETTLRANRGALGFATPEAQAIFGGAHVVAPQSTSFWLEDGDRFAPQLRRLVAEVVRDHDVDRDRIYLAGCSNGGYMTLKLETVYPELFAAAVPICGVVDSFRGSARLITDDQLRAVETPTWLVAAADDATVPPGPNTVHAAELIPDARLTLYDDVTWDGHRFPGHWSWIYVARNDPRQDGTTIWEWMARQRR; via the coding sequence ATGGCCACGCCCATCCGCCGTCGCACCCTGCTGGCCGCCGGAGCGGGGGCCGTCGCCGCGGCCCTGCCCACCGCTCCCGCCCTCGCCGGCCGACGCCCGTCCCGCGGGGTCGGCTTCACGCTGAACGCCGAGGTCCTCGACGGTGGCGAGCAGGTCACCTCCGTGACGCTGGGCACGAGCCGTCTCGGCCGCGTCGACCCGGCCGGCCTGACCACCCGCACCTTCACCGTGCACGCCAGGGCGACCAGCCCCTTCCCGGTCGGCGCCGACACCATCCTCAGCGAGTACGAGGGCGAGCGGGAGGTGACCGCCGTGCGGCTCGACCGCCGGGGCGACGTCGTCCTCGAGCTCGCCTCCGGTGAGGGCGTGGCCCGGGCCTCGACCCTCGGCTACCTGGTCACCCGCGGCCGCAACGTCGTCCTCGACCTCGAGTACACGATCACCCAGAACACCCCGCTGGACCTCCGGGGCCGCCGCCCGGTCACCATCCCGCGCTTCGTCCAGGGCCGGTTGGTCGACCCCGAGGTCGACGCCTTCCGCCACCGCACCTCCCGCTCGGGCCTGAAGTACCGGCTCTTCTCCCCCGACCGTCGCGGCCGCGGCCGTCACCGGGCCCGCGGGCGACGCCCGCTGGTGGTCTGGCTGCACGGCGGCGGCGAGGGCGCCTCGCTGCCCGACGGCTACTACGACAACGAGACGACGCTGCGGGCCAACCGCGGAGCCCTGGGCTTCGCCACCCCCGAGGCCCAGGCGATCTTCGGGGGCGCCCACGTCGTCGCCCCGCAGAGCACCTCGTTCTGGCTGGAGGACGGCGACCGGTTCGCCCCGCAGCTCCGCCGGCTGGTGGCCGAGGTCGTCCGCGACCACGACGTCGACCGGGACCGCATCTACCTCGCCGGCTGCAGCAACGGCGGCTACATGACGCTGAAGCTGGAGACGGTCTACCCCGAGCTGTTCGCCGCGGCCGTGCCGATCTGCGGGGTCGTCGACTCCTTCCGCGGCAGTGCCCGGCTGATCACCGACGACCAGCTCCGGGCCGTCGAGACCCCCACCTGGCTGGTCGCCGCGGCCGACGACGCCACCGTGCCGCCCGGGCCCAACACGGTCCACGCGGCCGAGCTGATCCCCGACGCGCGCCTGACGCTGTACGACGACGTCACGTGGGACGGCCACCGGTTCCCGGGGCACTGGTCGTGGATCTACGTGGCCCGCAACGACCCGCGCCAGGACGGCACGACGATCTGGGAGTGGATGGCCCGCCAGCGGCGCTGA
- a CDS encoding ABC transporter substrate-binding protein — MSSGASKPNISRRRFLSTTALTGVGLAGSGSVLAACGGGSSGGPQSSGGGGGAGKTGGAVTWASWANPGEAERFKKYSTDYASKSGTKITYQTVVEPYAQKIVTQLAGAAGPDAFYVGDNLMAKVIESGQVIDLSEYLNSPDAAIKEADIYPGLMKWVKKDGTTGVYGLPVDCNPKVFWFNKKLLTEAGVTQDPAAMQDAGTWNQAALDDLLTKVKASGKRGMLWETSWFDICGWITTFGGKAFDDTGKVIFDTDPKALEVLDWLFQHLGDETITFTGALPKGQNGDALFYASQVATVQFGRWILPNVKKLKNFEYDIAPLPSESGKDISETAVYCAAMSVNSKSKDVATATRFAGDFVSKEGQKFRLSGGGNAVPCVDGIDEVVTEGNLPAHGAFFSQVAKKGYTTPQVLVENPEVASSYQAKLQALVLEKPDYKTFATKAANLMNGKG; from the coding sequence ATGTCATCCGGGGCTTCCAAGCCCAACATCTCCCGTCGGCGCTTCCTCAGCACCACCGCCCTCACCGGCGTGGGGCTGGCGGGCTCGGGCTCAGTGCTGGCGGCCTGCGGCGGCGGGAGCTCGGGCGGACCGCAGTCCAGCGGCGGTGGTGGGGGGGCCGGCAAGACCGGCGGCGCCGTCACCTGGGCCAGCTGGGCGAACCCCGGCGAGGCCGAGCGCTTCAAGAAGTACTCGACCGACTACGCCAGCAAGAGCGGCACCAAGATCACCTACCAGACGGTGGTGGAGCCCTACGCGCAGAAGATCGTGACCCAGCTCGCCGGCGCGGCCGGGCCGGACGCGTTCTACGTCGGGGACAACCTGATGGCCAAGGTGATCGAGTCCGGGCAGGTCATCGACCTGAGCGAGTACCTCAACTCGCCGGACGCGGCCATCAAGGAGGCCGACATCTACCCGGGCCTGATGAAGTGGGTCAAGAAGGACGGCACCACGGGCGTCTACGGCCTGCCGGTCGACTGCAACCCGAAGGTGTTCTGGTTCAACAAGAAGCTCCTCACCGAGGCCGGGGTCACCCAGGACCCGGCGGCCATGCAGGACGCCGGCACCTGGAACCAGGCGGCCCTCGACGACCTGCTGACGAAGGTCAAGGCCAGCGGAAAGCGCGGCATGCTGTGGGAGACCTCCTGGTTCGACATCTGCGGCTGGATCACCACCTTCGGCGGCAAGGCGTTCGACGACACCGGCAAGGTCATCTTCGACACCGACCCCAAGGCCCTCGAGGTCCTGGACTGGCTCTTCCAGCACCTGGGCGACGAGACGATCACCTTCACCGGTGCGCTGCCCAAGGGCCAGAACGGCGACGCGCTGTTCTACGCCAGCCAGGTGGCCACGGTCCAGTTCGGCCGCTGGATCCTGCCGAACGTCAAGAAGCTCAAGAACTTCGAGTACGACATCGCCCCGCTGCCGTCGGAGTCGGGCAAGGACATCTCCGAGACCGCGGTCTACTGCGCCGCCATGTCGGTCAACTCCAAGTCCAAGGACGTGGCCACGGCGACGAGGTTCGCCGGCGACTTCGTCAGCAAGGAGGGCCAGAAGTTCCGGCTGTCGGGCGGCGGCAACGCCGTGCCCTGCGTCGACGGCATCGACGAGGTGGTCACCGAGGGCAACCTGCCCGCGCACGGCGCCTTCTTCAGCCAGGTCGCCAAGAAGGGCTACACCACGCCGCAGGTGCTGGTGGAGAACCCGGAGGTCGCCAGCAGCTACCAGGCGAAGCTCCAGGCCCTCGTCCTCGAGAAGCCCGACTACAAGACGTTCGCCACGAAGGCCGCCAACCTCATGAACGGCAAGGGCTGA
- a CDS encoding Rieske (2Fe-2S) protein has protein sequence MSAGTLTPSTREHRLGPVAQIPVGEGRTFDVDGEQVAVFRLRSGRLHALSAVCPHRGGPIADGQLDEQVVLCPLHLNAFELATGCSTTGAEPLRRYAVRLDGDELVVTP, from the coding sequence GTGAGCGCGGGCACGCTGACCCCCAGCACCCGCGAGCACCGGCTGGGCCCGGTCGCGCAGATCCCGGTCGGGGAGGGCCGGACCTTCGACGTCGACGGCGAGCAGGTCGCCGTCTTCCGGCTGCGGAGCGGCCGGCTGCACGCCCTCTCCGCCGTCTGCCCGCACCGCGGCGGGCCGATCGCCGACGGGCAGCTGGACGAGCAGGTCGTCCTCTGCCCGCTGCACCTGAACGCCTTCGAGCTGGCCACCGGCTGCTCGACCACCGGGGCCGAGCCGCTGCGCCGCTACGCCGTGCGGCTCGACGGCGACGAGCTGGTCGTGACGCCGTGA
- the nirB gene encoding nitrite reductase large subunit NirB has protein sequence MTSTVHRPLTPGAAPGEKRRLVVIGNGMAGARAVEEVLARGGAELFSITMFGDEPYGNYNRIMLSHVLSGEEAEGSIYLNALSWYEENAITLHAGVRVTRIDRHAHVVLSDDGQVTPYDQLVIATGSRSFMPPMDGAWLDPSTEPGQAPTTGAPGRLLPGIFAFRTIDDTRSMVEHATHDDHHRAVVIGGGLLGLEAARGLQSHGLAVDVVHSGRWLMNAQLGREGGEVLRRSMADLGIGLEVNNRVVAVWGPDRVRGVRLRDDSEIECDLVVVAAGIRPNTDVALTSGFTVERAIVVDDQLRTVDDDDVFAVGECVQHRGQVYGLVAPLWEQAVVLADVLTGADPHAAYLGSRTATKLKVAGVEVASMGLTEPERDTDEHIVFSEPKRGVFKSVVIRDGKVVGATLLGDSRKVAFLQQAFDRGLPLPEERAGLLFDLGGPAEEVGVAELADDAQVCNCNGVSKKTITDCVAGGCKTVSGVMDKTRAGKGCGTCKGLVAQLVEHAAGGAVEEDPAASYYVPGIPMAKAPMMEIIREQRLMSPSAVFAALAPDGAEDAKSKMGLSSLLKMMWGEEYVEESDARFINDRVNANIQKDGTFSVVPQMRGGVTTPEQLRRIADVAEKYQVPMVKLTGGQRIDLLGIKKEDLPGVWADLDMPSGYAYGKSFRTVKTCVGQEFCRFGTGDSTKLGVEIETRMQGMESPAKMKLAVSGCPRNCAESLCKDVGIVAIEGGRWELYVGGAAGAHIRKGDLLCTVDTADEAHLLTGRFLQYYRESANWLERTYAWVPRVGIEHIRSVVVDDSEGIAERLDAAVQLHADTHVDPWTQGREPLTPGQFRTALPLEVLPRVPAGRAEELLGGAW, from the coding sequence ATGACGAGCACGGTGCACCGCCCGCTGACCCCGGGAGCCGCTCCCGGTGAGAAGCGGCGCCTCGTCGTGATCGGCAACGGCATGGCCGGGGCCCGCGCGGTGGAGGAGGTGCTGGCCCGAGGCGGCGCCGAGCTGTTCTCGATCACCATGTTCGGCGACGAGCCCTACGGCAACTACAACCGCATCATGCTCAGCCACGTGCTCTCCGGCGAGGAGGCCGAGGGCAGCATCTACCTCAACGCCCTGTCCTGGTACGAGGAGAACGCCATCACCCTGCACGCCGGGGTCCGGGTCACCCGGATCGACCGGCACGCGCACGTGGTGCTCTCCGACGACGGCCAGGTCACCCCCTACGACCAGCTGGTCATCGCCACCGGCAGCCGCTCGTTCATGCCGCCGATGGACGGCGCCTGGCTGGACCCCTCGACCGAGCCGGGACAGGCCCCGACGACCGGTGCGCCCGGCCGGCTGCTGCCCGGGATCTTCGCCTTCCGCACCATCGACGACACCCGCAGCATGGTCGAGCACGCCACCCACGACGACCACCACCGGGCCGTCGTCATCGGCGGGGGGCTGCTGGGCCTGGAGGCGGCCCGCGGGCTGCAGAGCCACGGCCTGGCCGTCGACGTCGTGCACTCCGGGCGCTGGCTGATGAACGCCCAGCTCGGCCGTGAGGGCGGCGAGGTGCTGCGCCGCAGCATGGCCGACCTCGGCATCGGCCTCGAGGTCAACAACCGGGTGGTCGCGGTGTGGGGGCCCGACCGGGTCCGCGGCGTCCGGCTGCGGGACGACTCGGAGATCGAGTGCGACCTGGTCGTCGTGGCCGCCGGCATCCGTCCCAACACCGACGTCGCCCTCACCAGCGGCTTCACCGTCGAGCGCGCGATCGTCGTCGACGACCAGCTGCGCACCGTCGACGACGACGACGTCTTCGCCGTGGGGGAGTGCGTCCAGCACCGCGGCCAGGTGTACGGGCTGGTGGCGCCGCTCTGGGAGCAGGCCGTGGTGCTCGCCGACGTGCTCACCGGGGCCGACCCCCACGCCGCCTACCTCGGTTCGCGGACCGCGACCAAGCTCAAGGTCGCCGGGGTCGAGGTCGCCTCGATGGGGCTGACCGAGCCCGAGCGCGACACCGACGAGCACATCGTCTTCTCCGAGCCGAAGCGCGGGGTGTTCAAGTCGGTCGTCATCCGCGACGGCAAGGTCGTCGGCGCCACCCTGCTCGGCGACAGCCGCAAGGTCGCCTTCCTCCAGCAGGCGTTCGACCGCGGCCTGCCGCTGCCCGAGGAGCGGGCCGGCCTGCTGTTCGACCTCGGCGGACCGGCCGAGGAGGTCGGCGTCGCCGAGCTGGCGGACGACGCCCAGGTCTGCAACTGCAACGGCGTCAGCAAGAAGACGATCACCGACTGCGTGGCCGGCGGCTGCAAGACCGTCTCCGGCGTGATGGACAAGACCCGCGCCGGCAAGGGCTGCGGGACCTGCAAGGGCCTGGTGGCCCAGCTGGTGGAGCACGCGGCCGGCGGCGCCGTCGAGGAGGACCCCGCCGCCAGCTACTACGTGCCGGGCATCCCGATGGCCAAGGCGCCGATGATGGAGATCATCCGGGAGCAGCGGTTGATGAGCCCGTCGGCCGTCTTCGCCGCCCTCGCCCCGGACGGCGCGGAGGACGCCAAGTCCAAGATGGGCCTGTCCTCGCTGCTCAAGATGATGTGGGGCGAGGAGTACGTCGAGGAGTCCGACGCCCGGTTCATCAACGACCGGGTGAACGCCAACATCCAGAAGGACGGCACCTTCTCCGTCGTCCCGCAGATGCGGGGCGGCGTCACCACCCCCGAGCAGCTCCGCCGGATCGCCGACGTCGCCGAGAAGTACCAGGTCCCGATGGTCAAGCTGACCGGCGGCCAGCGGATCGACCTGCTGGGCATCAAGAAGGAGGACCTGCCGGGCGTCTGGGCCGACCTCGACATGCCGTCCGGCTACGCGTACGGCAAGTCGTTCCGGACCGTCAAGACCTGCGTCGGCCAGGAGTTCTGCCGGTTCGGCACCGGCGACTCGACCAAGCTGGGCGTGGAGATCGAGACCCGCATGCAGGGCATGGAGTCCCCGGCCAAGATGAAGCTCGCCGTCTCGGGCTGCCCGCGCAACTGCGCGGAGTCGCTCTGCAAGGACGTCGGCATCGTGGCCATCGAGGGGGGCCGCTGGGAGCTCTACGTCGGCGGCGCCGCCGGGGCGCACATCCGCAAGGGCGACCTGCTCTGCACCGTCGACACCGCCGACGAGGCGCACCTGCTCACCGGCCGGTTCCTGCAGTACTACCGGGAGAGCGCCAACTGGCTGGAGCGCACCTACGCGTGGGTGCCGCGGGTGGGCATCGAGCACATCCGGTCGGTCGTCGTCGACGACTCCGAGGGCATCGCGGAGCGTCTCGACGCGGCCGTCCAGCTGCACGCCGACACCCACGTCGACCCGTGGACGCAGGGCCGGGAGCCGCTGACGCCGGGGCAGTTCCGCACGGCCCTGCCGCTGGAGGTGCTGCCCCGGGTGCCCGCCGGCCGCGCCGAGGAGCTGCTGGGGGGTGCCTGGTGA